From Rhizobium favelukesii, the proteins below share one genomic window:
- a CDS encoding phosphatase PAP2 family protein → MAFLPAERFIILILATFALLDACLLVLKGVGIDVTGYASLIACGAFLVGLGQFYRHVRRNDRIAVTSIAAGLFVLFTIVGSIFNYLLLPLRFQPIDPVLARFDAALGFRWPDFVTWASQYPSAGIVLQMIYATSLPQLVVILLILGLGGRTRLLHHFLMTGVIGALMAIICWFFFPSFGASSIYGLSPAVTEAVPLAVGPHYGAQLVELGRNGATYLTPRNVLGLIGFPSFHTVMAAMSACFMLRCGPLGLPFLLLNVLMMPAILIQGGHNLADVLGGLLVFGVAYALADAALRQLERTQRQLSTGIVATAAV, encoded by the coding sequence ATGGCGTTTCTGCCGGCTGAACGTTTTATCATTTTGATCCTCGCGACCTTCGCACTGCTTGATGCTTGCCTGTTGGTATTGAAGGGCGTTGGAATCGACGTTACCGGATATGCGAGCCTCATCGCCTGTGGCGCCTTCCTGGTCGGGCTTGGGCAATTCTATCGGCATGTCCGCCGCAACGACCGGATTGCCGTAACGTCGATCGCTGCCGGTCTCTTCGTGCTTTTCACGATTGTCGGCTCGATCTTCAACTATCTGCTGTTGCCGCTGCGGTTTCAGCCAATCGACCCAGTTCTCGCTCGCTTTGACGCAGCGTTAGGGTTTCGCTGGCCGGACTTCGTGACGTGGGCCTCGCAATATCCGTCCGCTGGAATTGTGCTCCAGATGATCTACGCAACGTCATTGCCGCAGCTCGTCGTCATCCTGTTGATCTTGGGTCTTGGCGGTCGGACAAGGCTGCTTCATCATTTCCTGATGACCGGCGTGATCGGAGCGCTGATGGCGATCATTTGCTGGTTCTTCTTTCCATCGTTTGGCGCATCATCGATTTACGGGCTGTCGCCAGCGGTGACTGAGGCCGTCCCCCTTGCCGTTGGTCCGCACTACGGTGCTCAGCTTGTCGAGCTCGGACGCAACGGCGCGACCTATTTGACGCCAAGGAACGTGCTGGGACTGATCGGATTTCCGTCGTTCCACACGGTTATGGCGGCGATGTCCGCATGTTTCATGCTGCGGTGCGGGCCACTTGGCCTACCGTTCCTGCTCTTGAATGTCCTGATGATGCCCGCGATCCTGATACAGGGCGGGCACAATCTTGCCGATGTTCTTGGCGGTTTGCTTGTGTTCGGCGTTGCCTACGCACTTGCCGATGCGGCGCTGCGCCAACTTGAAAGGACGCAACGACAACTTAGCACCGGAATCGTAGCCACTGCCGCCGTTTGA
- a CDS encoding glycerophosphodiester phosphodiesterase, with protein sequence MTSAAWLKEQPVAHRGYHDLNKAVWENTLSAFSRAVEAGFAIECDLHYASDGVPIIFHDEDLERLCNLKGDVRERTSRELGLISVGGTADKIPTLRQLLDLVKGQVPLVIELKGREADDEGFAEAVLEVLEGYEGKVALMSFDHWLLRDLKALNIPYPLGLTAGGNKPEEFEVHEKAMELGLDFISYFFADLPNPFITAQREKGIVVITWTVRDEKGQRHTFENADQMTFEGFDPRVSV encoded by the coding sequence ATGACCTCAGCTGCATGGCTCAAGGAACAGCCGGTCGCTCATCGCGGCTATCATGACCTCAACAAGGCCGTGTGGGAAAACACGCTCTCTGCGTTCTCGCGCGCGGTCGAAGCAGGCTTTGCAATCGAGTGCGACCTGCATTACGCCTCAGACGGCGTGCCGATCATCTTCCACGATGAGGATCTGGAGCGCCTGTGCAATCTCAAGGGAGACGTGCGCGAGCGCACGTCACGGGAACTCGGCCTCATCTCCGTTGGCGGAACAGCCGACAAGATACCGACGCTGCGGCAGCTGCTGGATCTTGTGAAGGGCCAGGTTCCCTTGGTTATCGAGCTGAAAGGCCGCGAGGCCGATGACGAGGGATTTGCGGAAGCCGTTCTCGAAGTGCTTGAAGGCTATGAGGGCAAGGTCGCGCTGATGAGCTTCGACCACTGGCTGCTTCGCGATCTAAAGGCGCTCAATATCCCCTATCCGCTCGGCCTGACGGCAGGGGGTAACAAACCGGAAGAGTTCGAAGTGCACGAAAAGGCCATGGAGCTCGGCCTCGACTTCATTTCTTATTTCTTCGCCGACCTGCCGAACCCGTTCATTACGGCACAACGTGAAAAGGGCATCGTGGTCATCACCTGGACCGTGCGCGATGAAAAGGGACAAAGGCACACGTTCGAGAATGCCGACCAGATGACATTCGAGGGATTCGATCCGCGCGTTTCGGTTTGA
- a CDS encoding isoprenyl transferase yields the protein MSERTFLTVPEHVAIIMDGNGRWAKQRGLPRTMGHRKGVDAVRETVRAAGDAGIKYLTLFAFSSENWRRPETEVSDLLGLLKAFIRRDLAELHRQNVRVKVIGDRLSLKSDILDLLVDAEERTKSNTALTLVIAFNYGSRDEIARAMTSLARDVEAGRLRAQDISPALINARLDTAGIPDPDLIIRTSGEERLSNFLLWQAAYSEFIFVPEYWPDFSREIFHSALETFASRDRRFGGLVAQTAAAVGT from the coding sequence ATGTCGGAACGAACATTTTTGACTGTGCCAGAACACGTCGCCATCATCATGGATGGCAATGGCCGATGGGCGAAGCAGCGCGGACTTCCGCGGACGATGGGTCATCGAAAGGGCGTTGACGCGGTGCGCGAGACCGTGCGCGCTGCGGGTGACGCAGGGATCAAGTATCTCACCCTCTTCGCCTTTTCCTCGGAGAATTGGCGCCGTCCGGAAACGGAGGTTTCCGATCTGCTTGGCTTGCTGAAGGCCTTCATTCGTCGCGACTTGGCGGAGCTTCATCGCCAGAATGTGCGCGTGAAGGTGATCGGCGACCGGCTCAGCCTCAAGAGCGATATCCTCGATCTTCTGGTGGACGCAGAAGAGAGGACGAAGTCGAACACCGCGCTGACCCTCGTTATCGCCTTCAACTATGGTTCGCGCGACGAGATCGCTCGTGCAATGACAAGTCTTGCGCGTGACGTCGAGGCAGGACGGCTGAGGGCGCAGGACATTTCACCCGCGCTCATCAATGCGCGGCTCGATACGGCGGGCATCCCGGATCCCGATCTGATCATTCGTACGAGCGGTGAGGAGCGCCTTTCCAACTTCCTGCTTTGGCAGGCCGCTTACTCGGAGTTCATTTTCGTTCCTGAGTATTGGCCCGATTTCAGCCGGGAGATCTTCCATTCAGCGTTGGAGACCTTCGCGTCGCGCGACCGTCGCTTCGGTGGACTGGTAGCCCAAACGGCTGCGGCAGTAGGCACTTGA
- a CDS encoding RidA family protein, producing MSDQIAARLKEMGISLPEAAAPAANYVPYVVSGNLLYISGQLPLEGGKIAVCGHLGKNVDVQAGQRAAELCAINILSQARAALGGDLGRIKRVIKLNGFVASTSDFVEQHLVINGASNLIAGVLGEAGKHARAAVGMAALPMNAAVEIDAIVEIA from the coding sequence ATGTCCGATCAAATCGCTGCGCGCCTAAAAGAAATGGGGATATCCCTGCCTGAGGCTGCGGCCCCGGCCGCAAACTACGTTCCCTACGTAGTCAGCGGGAACCTCCTCTACATCTCCGGGCAGCTGCCTCTCGAGGGCGGCAAGATCGCCGTCTGCGGTCATCTGGGCAAGAATGTCGACGTCCAAGCCGGCCAGCGCGCTGCAGAACTCTGCGCCATCAATATCCTTTCTCAGGCACGCGCTGCTCTCGGCGGCGATCTTGGCCGCATCAAGCGCGTCATCAAGCTCAACGGCTTCGTGGCCTCTACATCAGACTTCGTCGAACAGCACCTCGTCATCAATGGTGCCTCCAACCTGATTGCCGGCGTCCTCGGTGAGGCCGGCAAGCATGCGCGCGCCGCCGTCGGCATGGCCGCCCTGCCGATGAACGCCGCTGTCGAAATCGATGCGATCGTGGAAATTGCCTGA
- a CDS encoding HIT family protein: protein MTSAAYDSNNIFAKILRGEIPSHRIYEDNDTVAFMDVMPQAPGHVLVVPKTASRNILDADPAVLAQTIPVVQKIANAVKEAFDADGVLVCQFNEPAAGQTIFHLHFHVIPRYEGMALRPHSGQMEDNAVLAANAEKIKAEL, encoded by the coding sequence ATGACCAGCGCCGCCTATGACAGCAACAATATCTTCGCCAAGATCCTGCGCGGCGAAATTCCGTCGCATCGCATCTACGAAGACAACGACACGGTTGCGTTCATGGATGTGATGCCGCAGGCACCAGGCCACGTGCTCGTCGTTCCCAAAACAGCTTCGCGCAACATCCTCGATGCCGATCCGGCGGTTCTTGCGCAGACGATCCCGGTCGTGCAGAAGATCGCCAATGCCGTCAAGGAAGCATTCGATGCAGACGGCGTCCTCGTCTGCCAGTTCAACGAACCGGCCGCCGGCCAGACCATCTTCCACCTGCACTTCCACGTGATCCCGCGATACGAGGGCATGGCGCTGCGTCCGCATTCGGGGCAGATGGAAGACAATGCGGTGCTCGCGGCCAACGCCGAGAAGATCAAGGCAGAGCTCTGA
- a CDS encoding cell envelope integrity EipB family protein, which yields MFRSSLAALLLASVSTTVYAAAPATSAAIATGLVAHRAVYDLELKDASERSGISGMSGRMVYEFGGNYCTGFTTNFRFVTQIDTGDAVRVSDQQTKTFENLKDRRFTFDTKSFTDEQLDKEVNGAAQDQAEGVKVALTQPTSKELQLAASRFPTEHMLDVIQNAKAGKRLFEARVFDGSDDGDKALVTTTVVGKQVAPAVDEADAGNAGAFAKAAFWPVTISYFNENTKTDALPVYRMSFKLYENGITRDLTLDYGDFVLSGRLAKLELLDSTSAACK from the coding sequence ATGTTCCGATCGAGTCTTGCCGCACTTCTTCTGGCGAGCGTTTCGACGACCGTCTATGCGGCCGCGCCAGCAACGAGTGCCGCGATTGCGACCGGTCTTGTCGCTCACCGGGCGGTCTATGATCTGGAATTGAAGGACGCCTCGGAGCGCTCCGGCATTTCGGGCATGTCGGGCCGCATGGTTTACGAGTTCGGCGGCAACTACTGCACGGGCTTCACCACCAATTTCCGCTTCGTGACGCAGATCGATACGGGCGATGCCGTCCGCGTCAGCGACCAGCAGACAAAGACCTTCGAGAACCTGAAGGACCGCAGGTTCACGTTCGACACCAAGTCTTTTACCGACGAGCAGCTCGACAAGGAGGTCAACGGAGCCGCGCAGGACCAGGCTGAAGGCGTGAAGGTTGCCTTGACCCAGCCGACCAGCAAAGAACTGCAACTTGCCGCGAGCCGGTTCCCGACCGAACATATGCTGGACGTGATCCAGAACGCCAAGGCTGGCAAGCGCCTGTTCGAGGCGCGCGTCTTCGACGGCTCGGATGACGGGGACAAGGCGCTGGTGACGACCACCGTCGTCGGCAAGCAGGTGGCACCGGCGGTCGATGAGGCCGATGCGGGCAATGCCGGCGCCTTCGCGAAGGCTGCCTTCTGGCCGGTCACGATCTCGTATTTCAACGAGAATACCAAGACCGACGCTTTGCCTGTCTATCGCATGTCGTTCAAGCTCTACGAAAACGGCATCACCCGCGATCTGACCCTGGACTATGGCGACTTTGTTCTCAGCGGCAGGCTTGCAAAGCTCGAACTGCTCGATAGCACGTCCGCTGCCTGCAAATAA
- the tsf gene encoding translation elongation factor Ts, which yields MTEITAALVKELREKSGAGMMDCKKALLENNGDIEAAIDWLRAKGISKADKKSGRTAAEGLIAIAGAGHKAVVVELNSETDFVARNDAFQDLVRGIANVALSTDGTVEAISAATYPASGKPVADTIKDAIATIGENMTLRRAAKLEVEHGVVATYIHNAAGDGIGKLGVLVALKSNGDKAVLTSIGRQVAMHIAATNPLAIRAEEVDAAVAERERNVFIEQARESGKPEAIIEKMVDGRMRKFFEEVALLSQAFVINPDLTVGAAIKEAEKEAGAPIEVAGMARLLLGEGVEKEESDFAAEVAAVAKG from the coding sequence ATGACCGAGATTACGGCTGCACTGGTGAAGGAACTGCGCGAAAAGTCCGGCGCAGGCATGATGGACTGCAAGAAGGCGCTGCTCGAAAACAACGGCGATATCGAAGCCGCAATCGACTGGCTGCGCGCCAAGGGCATCTCCAAGGCCGACAAGAAGTCGGGCCGGACCGCCGCTGAAGGCCTGATCGCCATTGCCGGTGCCGGCCACAAGGCCGTCGTCGTAGAACTCAACTCCGAAACCGACTTCGTTGCCCGCAACGACGCCTTCCAGGATCTCGTTCGCGGCATCGCCAACGTTGCTCTTTCGACCGACGGCACGGTTGAGGCCATTTCGGCTGCGACCTACCCGGCATCCGGCAAGCCGGTCGCTGACACCATCAAGGACGCGATCGCGACCATCGGCGAGAACATGACGCTCCGTCGTGCAGCCAAGCTGGAAGTCGAGCACGGCGTCGTTGCGACCTACATCCACAACGCTGCCGGCGACGGCATCGGCAAGCTCGGCGTTCTGGTTGCGCTGAAGTCGAATGGCGACAAGGCCGTTCTGACGTCGATCGGCCGCCAGGTCGCCATGCACATCGCCGCGACCAATCCGCTGGCCATCCGCGCCGAAGAAGTCGACGCCGCCGTTGCCGAGCGCGAACGCAACGTTTTCATCGAACAGGCCCGCGAATCCGGCAAGCCGGAAGCCATCATCGAAAAGATGGTCGACGGCCGCATGCGCAAGTTCTTCGAAGAGGTTGCTCTTCTGTCGCAGGCCTTCGTGATCAATCCCGACCTGACGGTCGGCGCTGCGATCAAGGAAGCTGAAAAGGAAGCTGGCGCGCCGATCGAAGTTGCCGGCATGGCACGACTGCTGCTCGGCGAAGGCGTCGAGAAGGAAGAGTCCGACTTCGCTGCCGAAGTCGCCGCCGTCGCCAAGGGCTGA
- the frr gene encoding ribosome recycling factor — protein MSEGIDIKELKRRMDGAISAFKHDIASLRTGRASANILDPVMVEAYGSRVPLNQVANITVPEPRMLSVSVWDKSMVNATDRAIRESNLGLNPIIDGQNLRIPLPELNEERRKSLVKVAHDYAEKSKVAIRHVRRDGMDGLKKAEKDGVIGQDESRAQSDRVQKMTDETISEVDRLLGEKEKEIMQV, from the coding sequence ATGAGTGAAGGCATCGACATCAAGGAACTCAAGCGCCGCATGGATGGCGCGATTTCCGCGTTCAAGCACGATATCGCATCGTTGCGCACGGGCCGCGCCTCGGCCAACATTCTCGACCCCGTCATGGTCGAGGCATATGGTTCGCGTGTGCCGCTGAACCAGGTGGCCAACATTACCGTGCCGGAGCCGCGCATGCTGTCGGTTTCGGTCTGGGACAAATCGATGGTCAACGCGACCGACCGCGCCATCCGCGAGTCGAATCTCGGCCTCAATCCGATCATCGACGGCCAGAACCTGCGCATTCCGCTGCCGGAACTCAATGAGGAACGCCGCAAATCGCTGGTGAAAGTCGCCCACGACTATGCCGAGAAGAGCAAGGTTGCAATTCGCCATGTGCGTCGCGACGGTATGGACGGCCTTAAGAAAGCCGAAAAAGACGGTGTGATTGGCCAGGATGAAAGCCGGGCGCAATCAGATCGTGTGCAGAAGATGACAGACGAGACGATTTCTGAAGTCGACCGCTTGCTTGGCGAGAAGGAAAAGGAAATCATGCAGGTTTAG
- a CDS encoding GNAT family N-acetyltransferase, protein MTDELSIRIERSFTAISQESWSRLSGASPKGSTLAYNPFVSHAFLSSLEESGSATAQTGWMGHHLLLETDKGELVGALPGYLKNHSQGEYVFDHGWADAFERAGGRYYPKLQCSIPFTPATGPRLLVAEGLQRLPIQHAIAESLKEVVRRLGVSSAHITFVPEDEIGIFEGEDYLHRTDQQFHFINEGYANHETFLETLASRKRKALRRERRTALENGIRIDWLTGSDLTERIWDQFFAFYMDTGGRKWGRPYLTRKFYSLIGERMPDNILLVMAKRDGRYIAGAINFIGGDTLYGRHWGCIEDHPYLHFEVCYHQAIDFALERGLKRVEAGAQGEHKLARGYLPVTTHSAHYVAHAGLRRAIADYLERERNDVEQMNEILTEHSPFRKGERRQED, encoded by the coding sequence ATGACAGACGAACTTTCAATCCGCATCGAGCGGTCTTTCACCGCGATTTCCCAGGAGAGCTGGTCGCGGCTTTCCGGGGCCTCCCCAAAAGGCAGCACGCTCGCCTACAATCCCTTCGTGTCGCATGCTTTCCTGTCCTCGCTGGAAGAATCGGGATCAGCGACGGCGCAAACCGGCTGGATGGGCCACCATCTGCTATTGGAAACGGACAAGGGCGAGCTTGTCGGCGCCCTCCCCGGTTATCTGAAGAACCATAGCCAGGGCGAGTACGTTTTCGACCACGGCTGGGCCGATGCCTTCGAACGAGCGGGCGGACGCTACTATCCCAAGCTGCAATGCTCCATTCCCTTTACCCCTGCGACCGGCCCACGTCTGCTTGTCGCCGAAGGTCTGCAGCGCCTGCCGATCCAGCATGCAATAGCCGAGAGCCTCAAGGAAGTCGTGCGCCGGCTCGGCGTGTCCTCCGCTCACATCACATTCGTACCCGAGGACGAGATCGGCATCTTCGAGGGCGAGGATTACCTGCACAGGACGGACCAGCAGTTTCATTTCATCAATGAAGGCTATGCCAATCACGAGACGTTTCTTGAGACGCTGGCGTCGCGCAAGCGCAAAGCTCTTCGCAGGGAACGCCGCACCGCACTCGAAAACGGCATTCGCATCGATTGGCTGACCGGCAGCGATCTGACCGAACGCATCTGGGACCAGTTCTTCGCCTTCTATATGGATACGGGCGGCCGAAAGTGGGGCCGGCCGTACCTGACGCGCAAGTTCTACTCGCTGATCGGCGAGCGCATGCCGGACAATATACTGCTCGTCATGGCAAAACGCGACGGTCGCTACATTGCCGGCGCGATCAACTTCATCGGCGGCGATACGCTCTATGGCCGCCATTGGGGATGCATCGAGGACCACCCGTACCTGCATTTCGAGGTCTGTTATCATCAGGCGATCGACTTTGCCCTGGAAAGGGGCCTCAAGCGTGTTGAGGCCGGCGCCCAGGGCGAACACAAGCTGGCACGAGGTTATCTGCCGGTGACAACCCACTCCGCGCATTATGTTGCACATGCGGGGTTGCGCCGGGCGATCGCCGACTATCTCGAGCGGGAGCGCAACGACGTCGAACAGATGAACGAGATCCTGACGGAGCACAGCCCGTTTCGAAAGGGCGAGCGGCGACAGGAGGATTGA
- a CDS encoding pentapeptide repeat-containing protein, whose product MRHGVLSGGLSGISAGLVALTLFASTPASASDCGRTPVAGIDWSECSKKNLMLQGSDFQGANLAGTDLSLTNLSGTNLTSANLEKATLARAWFTGAQAGKANFSKIEAYRSGFENVFAEGASFAGAELQRSNFNGAKLSGANFEKAELGRASFAKAVLTGTKFSLANLSRADLSEATFEGPVAFDRAFMFLTRIEGLDLSAATGLDQAQVDLACGDAKTKLPAGLSAPANWPCASD is encoded by the coding sequence ATGCGGCATGGTGTATTGAGTGGTGGACTCTCCGGAATCTCAGCTGGCTTGGTTGCGTTGACGCTGTTCGCGAGCACTCCAGCCTCGGCGTCGGATTGCGGCAGGACGCCGGTGGCGGGAATTGATTGGAGCGAGTGCAGCAAGAAGAATCTCATGTTGCAGGGAAGCGACTTTCAGGGTGCCAACCTGGCAGGCACGGACCTGAGCCTGACCAATCTCAGCGGTACCAATCTCACCTCGGCGAATCTCGAGAAGGCAACATTGGCGCGTGCGTGGTTCACGGGAGCTCAGGCCGGTAAGGCGAATTTCTCGAAGATCGAGGCTTATCGATCCGGATTCGAGAACGTTTTCGCAGAGGGAGCGTCGTTCGCCGGCGCAGAACTTCAGCGCTCCAATTTCAATGGCGCAAAGCTCAGCGGCGCGAACTTCGAGAAAGCCGAGCTTGGCCGCGCGAGCTTCGCCAAAGCCGTTCTCACAGGAACCAAGTTCTCTCTCGCCAATCTGTCGCGCGCCGACCTCAGCGAGGCAACCTTTGAGGGGCCGGTCGCGTTCGATCGCGCCTTCATGTTTTTGACGCGAATCGAAGGGCTTGATTTGTCTGCTGCGACGGGTCTCGATCAGGCTCAGGTCGATCTTGCCTGCGGCGATGCGAAGACGAAGCTGCCTGCCGGCCTTTCCGCACCGGCAAACTGGCCCTGCGCGTCGGATTGA
- the pyrH gene encoding UMP kinase gives MSSEPVYKRVLLKASGEALMGSQGFGIDVAVADRIAADIAEARQMGVEVGVVVGGGNIFRGVAVASKGGDRVTGDHMGMLATVINALALATSLRKLNIDTVVLSAIAMPEICESFSQRATLYHLSLGRVVIFAGGTGNPFFTTDSAAALRAAEMGAEAIFKGTQVDGIYSADPKKDPEATRFDHLTHKEVLDKGLAVMDVAAVALARENSIPIIVFSIHEKGGFAEILKGGGLKTVVSDN, from the coding sequence ATGTCGTCAGAGCCTGTCTACAAACGCGTTCTACTCAAGGCTTCCGGCGAAGCCCTCATGGGCAGCCAGGGATTTGGGATTGATGTAGCGGTCGCAGACCGCATTGCGGCTGACATAGCCGAAGCGCGGCAGATGGGTGTGGAAGTCGGCGTCGTCGTCGGCGGCGGCAACATCTTCCGCGGCGTCGCAGTTGCCTCCAAGGGCGGCGATCGTGTCACCGGCGACCACATGGGTATGCTTGCGACCGTGATCAACGCGCTGGCGCTGGCAACCTCGCTGCGCAAGCTCAACATCGATACCGTCGTACTGTCGGCGATTGCGATGCCCGAGATCTGCGAGAGTTTCTCACAGCGCGCGACGCTCTATCACCTGTCGCTCGGCCGCGTCGTGATCTTCGCAGGCGGTACCGGAAACCCGTTCTTCACGACGGACTCGGCGGCCGCGCTGCGTGCTGCCGAAATGGGTGCGGAAGCGATCTTCAAGGGAACGCAGGTCGATGGTATTTATTCGGCAGACCCGAAGAAGGATCCGGAAGCGACCCGTTTCGACCATCTGACGCACAAGGAAGTCCTCGATAAGGGGCTGGCCGTAATGGACGTCGCGGCCGTGGCGCTGGCACGGGAGAATTCAATTCCGATCATCGTCTTCTCGATCCACGAGAAGGGTGGTTTTGCTGAAATCCTCAAGGGCGGCGGCCTCAAGACCGTCGTTTCTGATAACTGA
- the rpsB gene encoding 30S ribosomal protein S2 has translation MALPDFSMRQLLEAGVHFGHQTHRWNPKMKPYIFGDRNNIHIIDLAQTVPMLSRALQVVSDTVARGGRVLFVGTKRQASELIADSAKRSAQYYVNSRWLGGMMTNWKTISNSIQRLRKLDEILGSEQSGYSKKERLTLEREREKLDKALGGIKDMGGTPDLMFIIDTNKEKIAIDEAKRLGIPVVAIIDSNCDPDLIDYPIPGNDDASRAIALYCDLIARAAIDGIARQQSSSGRDLGASIEAPAEPALDETGA, from the coding sequence ATGGCATTGCCCGATTTCTCTATGCGCCAGCTCCTCGAAGCAGGCGTCCACTTCGGCCACCAGACGCACCGCTGGAACCCGAAGATGAAGCCGTACATTTTCGGCGATCGTAACAACATCCACATCATCGACCTCGCTCAGACCGTTCCGATGCTGTCGCGCGCCCTGCAGGTTGTCTCCGACACCGTTGCTCGTGGCGGCCGCGTTCTTTTCGTCGGCACCAAGCGCCAGGCTTCCGAGCTCATCGCTGACTCGGCCAAGCGTTCCGCTCAGTACTACGTCAACTCGCGTTGGCTCGGCGGCATGATGACCAACTGGAAGACGATCTCCAACTCGATCCAGCGTCTGCGCAAGCTCGACGAAATCCTTGGCTCCGAGCAGTCCGGCTACTCCAAGAAGGAGCGCCTGACCCTCGAGCGCGAGCGCGAAAAGCTCGACAAGGCTCTCGGTGGTATCAAGGACATGGGCGGCACGCCGGACCTGATGTTCATCATCGACACCAACAAGGAAAAGATCGCGATCGACGAAGCCAAGCGCCTCGGCATCCCGGTTGTCGCAATCATTGACTCGAACTGCGATCCTGATCTGATCGACTATCCGATCCCGGGCAACGACGACGCTTCGCGCGCCATCGCTCTTTACTGCGACCTGATCGCCCGTGCTGCCATCGACGGTATCGCTCGTCAGCAAAGCTCGTCGGGCCGCGACCTCGGCGCATCGATCGAAGCTCCGGCGGAGCCGGCGCTCGACGAAACCGGCGCCTGA
- a CDS encoding IS4 family transposase, protein MGIRFPILFLFVMSRTLGHSAELSALSQAIDPDWIAQALATTGKASIRKRKLPAEQVVWLVIALALYRHQSIPEVVAHLDLVLPDEVNADIAKSALTQARQRLGQAPLAQLFAMSASCWDERHQSGRAWRGLCRYAVDGSTLRTSDSPENRAHFGAQAYASGVVASYPQLRLLTLTALATHLVRDAVFGAYGTNEMLYAKSLLDRVPDHSLTVFDKGFFSASLLLQLQTKGHERHWLIPAKANSTWERLDPHPTDYRVRMKVSPQARQAEPDLPAFWEVRAIETTTSHGKKRILLTSLMDRQTYPASEIVHQYEERWRIETSYRELKQELLGSELTLRSGTPETVYQEVWGALLAYNLVRLEMAEVATEAQVEPTRLSFITALHYLRHEWGWMAIEAPGKIPAHLTRLRNRLADLLLTEKRGRSCPRVVKKLPARYPIRAVSKPK, encoded by the coding sequence ATGGGGATTCGTTTTCCCATCCTGTTTTTGTTTGTGATGTCACGCACCCTTGGACATTCGGCCGAATTATCGGCTCTTTCGCAGGCGATCGACCCGGACTGGATCGCTCAGGCTCTCGCCACGACAGGCAAGGCGAGCATCCGCAAGCGCAAGCTGCCAGCCGAGCAGGTCGTCTGGCTGGTGATTGCGTTGGCCCTTTATCGTCATCAGTCGATCCCGGAGGTGGTGGCCCATCTTGATCTGGTTTTGCCCGATGAGGTCAACGCGGATATTGCCAAGAGCGCGTTGACACAGGCACGGCAGCGCTTGGGTCAGGCACCGTTGGCGCAGTTGTTTGCAATGAGTGCATCATGCTGGGATGAACGCCACCAATCCGGGCGTGCCTGGCGGGGTCTTTGTCGTTATGCCGTGGACGGCAGCACGCTGCGGACGTCCGACAGCCCGGAGAACCGGGCGCATTTTGGAGCGCAGGCCTACGCGTCTGGCGTTGTCGCAAGCTATCCGCAATTGCGGCTGCTGACGCTGACGGCGCTGGCGACGCATCTGGTGCGTGATGCGGTGTTCGGAGCCTATGGCACAAACGAGATGCTCTATGCCAAAAGCCTGCTCGACCGGGTTCCGGACCATTCGCTGACGGTCTTCGACAAGGGCTTCTTCAGTGCCAGCCTTCTCTTGCAATTGCAGACGAAGGGACATGAGCGTCACTGGCTGATTCCGGCCAAAGCCAACAGCACATGGGAACGACTGGATCCGCACCCCACCGATTATCGGGTGCGCATGAAGGTCTCGCCCCAGGCGCGGCAGGCAGAACCGGACTTGCCGGCCTTCTGGGAGGTCAGGGCCATCGAGACGACCACCAGCCATGGCAAAAAGCGCATATTGTTGACATCGCTGATGGACAGACAAACTTATCCGGCAAGCGAAATCGTCCATCAGTATGAAGAGCGATGGCGCATCGAGACAAGTTATCGCGAACTCAAGCAGGAGCTTCTCGGTAGCGAACTGACCCTGCGAAGCGGCACGCCGGAGACTGTCTATCAGGAGGTCTGGGGCGCGTTGCTGGCCTACAATCTGGTGCGGCTCGAAATGGCAGAGGTCGCGACCGAAGCCCAAGTCGAGCCAACCCGACTAAGCTTTATCACAGCCCTGCATTACCTGCGTCACGAATGGGGATGGATGGCGATCGAAGCACCCGGCAAAATCCCCGCCCACCTCACCAGATTGAGAAACAGATTGGCAGACTTGCTGCTGACAGAAAAACGGGGGCGATCATGCCCCCGTGTCGTCAAAAAACTGCCTGCCAGATACCCGATAAGAGCCGTAAGCAAACCTAAGTGA